In Gemmata obscuriglobus, a single genomic region encodes these proteins:
- a CDS encoding transposase produces MPSSHTPAPRCQWFSILAGALDRRSGRRLALLFLGVLLARGRQALSCWIRAAGLSSQYRRCYPTAAAVGRRAEAIATRLLVEVLRPLVTGPRVVLALDDTPTARYGSQVQGAGVHHNPTPGPAGSGFVYGHVWVVLGLLVAHPLGGVVALPLLARRYIRKANLGAVRAADRPPFATKLTMAVGLVRWAHGWLALWGKAVWVVADGAYAQGPVLKPLRKLGVTVVSRLRRDAALCSVPPARVPGRPGGRGCTGPSGCRWPSGPPTPAGGAPACSPCTGSRSRSGTRRSWPRGARPVGRSGWCWWTSPTDGSRSSAPTPPRPWPTSWSGWPTGSPWRPVFGISNKSPGRVSSRCAGCRRTWGASTCARGPTP; encoded by the coding sequence ATGCCATCTTCGCACACTCCGGCCCCGCGGTGCCAGTGGTTTTCGATTCTGGCCGGTGCCTTGGATCGGCGCTCGGGCCGGCGGTTGGCGCTGTTGTTCCTGGGGGTGCTGTTGGCCCGCGGGCGACAGGCCCTGAGTTGCTGGATCCGAGCCGCCGGGTTGTCGTCCCAGTACCGCCGCTGCTACCCCACCGCGGCCGCCGTCGGGCGCCGGGCCGAGGCCATCGCCACCCGGTTGTTGGTCGAGGTGCTCCGGCCGTTGGTGACCGGGCCGCGGGTCGTGCTCGCGTTGGATGACACCCCGACGGCGCGGTACGGTTCCCAGGTGCAAGGGGCCGGGGTGCACCACAACCCGACCCCCGGGCCGGCCGGGAGCGGGTTCGTGTACGGGCACGTGTGGGTGGTCCTCGGGTTGCTGGTGGCGCACCCGCTGGGCGGGGTCGTGGCGTTACCCCTGTTGGCCCGGCGGTACATCCGGAAGGCGAACCTGGGGGCGGTTCGGGCGGCGGACCGGCCCCCGTTCGCAACCAAGCTGACCATGGCCGTGGGCTTGGTGCGGTGGGCGCACGGGTGGCTGGCGTTGTGGGGGAAGGCGGTGTGGGTGGTGGCCGACGGGGCGTACGCCCAGGGGCCGGTGCTCAAGCCGCTGCGGAAGCTCGGGGTGACGGTGGTGAGCCGACTGCGCCGGGATGCGGCCCTGTGCTCGGTGCCACCGGCGCGAGTACCCGGGCGGCCCGGCGGCCGCGGGTGTACGGGACCGAGCGGGTGTCGCTGGCCAAGCGGGCCGCCCACCCCGGCGGGTGGAGCACCGGCATGTTCACCGTGTACGGGAAGTCGGTCGAGAAGCGGTACAAGACGTTCGTGGCCACGTGGCGCCCGGCCGGTGGGGCGATCCGGGTGGTGTTGGTGGACGAGCCCCACGGATGGGTCGCGTTCTTCGGCACCGACACCACCGCGACCGTGGCCGACATCCTGGAGCGGGTGGCCGACCGGTTCACCCTGGAGACCTGTTTTCGGGATCTCAAACAAGTCGCCGGGGCGGGTCAGCAGCAGGTGCGCGGGGTGCCGTCGAACGTGGGGTGCTTCCACCTGTGCGCGTGGGCCCACACCCTGA
- a CDS encoding WD40 repeat domain-containing protein has protein sequence MVPVLRSAAVLLLAAGVAVPLVGAQPPAPGAAEADVKALRETFQTEREQAVKAKFPADTLAKADELLKRADEAAKGENYKAALRHVRDARWQLPYLPSGLPPHVTRVLGEARMRHSDRVNALAYSPDGRLASASCDFTVKIWDLGNGRELVTYRGHVDQTDDPTKTSTNVLGATDVAFHPKGNVVASASGNQVHLWHPTTGKLIKVLLHLGKTDKPITSIAFSPDGELLAVGGDDFILRVIESDSGKEVFKSNSRNARIERVAFSPNGKLVALGDNNSQVAVYVPRGKGNQLAMSVQGVDRGGVFGVAFAADSGSVFTCGLDEKARLTAGPDPDGKSAGNTATKLREFVGHSGAVNRLAVTADGKTLVTCGEDRTVRVWDVASGKALRSFQGHMTKAIAVAVRGDGQQVASASEDGAVRVWDLNATDEHRALKDAKESLWAVAASPDGKWVAAAGADRSIRVYSMEAGKLEATIDAGAAMTALVFLDGNRLVASGGDKVVKVWDLAAKKVLKELSGHTLAVLTVAASPDGNLVVSGSADASVRGFAPDSGKEVWKWSARKAAVAVAVRADGKRVAVGIADGGLSVLDVSGPAPRELSTLAAHTAGTTCVAFSPDGNRLASVGGDGALRVWSVGTDGALTQLVRFDGPVTTTGTAAAPLSTVAFAPDGRYVATAGADAVVRVWDIQTKSEARGLRGHTDWVTSVAFSPNGQSLVAVAAEKDNTLRIFELPQLDAASAAGGHMLAVNAVAVSPNGKLVATAAIDHTIKVWDIATGKEVATLVGNADTPFAVSFVGNDALVMGGRVPTRDSGRLHLWALNPSRSTAVPTGEVYTVVTASDAARFGAWASRQAVGDTVRNNAFEIYDAKGKLLSSTPDKGRNVRSATFTSDLAWAVAGDESGTLRVFDLEKGERIGGDWPVFQRGFADLGVTADKKLLVAADEEGTIKIADVAKRDVIADCPAHKAGVRALIVSPTGKTFVTLSNDREIKAWSLTEFKDKKVVEVRSWVVPVTINGAAYTPDGKSVVTANADGTAYVLELP, from the coding sequence ATGGTGCCTGTTCTTCGATCCGCTGCGGTTCTACTCCTCGCGGCCGGCGTCGCGGTGCCGCTGGTCGGCGCCCAACCGCCTGCGCCCGGCGCCGCCGAGGCCGACGTGAAGGCCCTCCGCGAGACGTTCCAGACCGAGCGCGAACAGGCGGTCAAGGCCAAGTTCCCCGCGGACACGCTCGCGAAGGCCGACGAGCTGTTGAAGCGCGCCGACGAGGCCGCGAAGGGCGAGAACTACAAGGCCGCGCTGCGGCACGTCCGCGACGCCCGCTGGCAGCTCCCGTACCTGCCGTCCGGGCTGCCGCCACACGTCACCCGGGTGCTGGGCGAGGCCCGGATGCGCCACTCCGACCGCGTCAACGCGCTGGCCTACAGCCCCGATGGGCGGCTCGCGTCGGCCAGTTGCGACTTCACCGTCAAGATCTGGGACCTCGGCAACGGCCGCGAGCTGGTCACCTACCGCGGCCACGTCGATCAGACCGACGACCCCACGAAGACCAGTACGAACGTACTCGGCGCGACCGACGTGGCGTTCCACCCGAAAGGGAACGTGGTCGCGTCGGCGAGCGGGAACCAAGTTCACCTCTGGCACCCGACGACCGGTAAGCTCATCAAGGTGCTGCTCCACCTGGGCAAGACCGACAAGCCCATCACGAGCATCGCGTTCAGCCCCGACGGCGAGCTGCTCGCGGTCGGCGGCGACGACTTCATCCTGCGGGTGATTGAGTCCGACAGCGGGAAGGAAGTGTTCAAGAGCAACTCGCGGAACGCCCGCATCGAGCGGGTCGCGTTCTCGCCCAACGGCAAACTGGTCGCGCTCGGCGACAACAACTCTCAGGTGGCGGTGTACGTGCCCCGGGGCAAGGGCAACCAGCTCGCGATGAGCGTGCAGGGCGTGGACCGGGGCGGGGTGTTCGGGGTGGCGTTCGCGGCCGACAGCGGGAGCGTGTTCACCTGCGGGCTGGACGAGAAGGCCCGCCTCACGGCGGGGCCTGACCCCGACGGCAAGAGCGCCGGGAACACGGCGACCAAGCTCCGCGAGTTCGTCGGGCACAGCGGCGCGGTCAACCGGCTGGCGGTGACGGCCGACGGCAAAACTCTGGTGACCTGCGGCGAGGACCGGACGGTTCGCGTGTGGGACGTGGCCAGCGGGAAGGCGCTGCGGTCGTTCCAGGGGCACATGACGAAGGCCATCGCGGTCGCGGTGCGCGGCGACGGGCAGCAGGTGGCGTCCGCGTCCGAGGACGGGGCCGTCCGCGTCTGGGACCTGAACGCCACCGACGAGCACCGCGCCCTGAAGGACGCGAAGGAGTCGCTGTGGGCGGTCGCGGCCTCGCCGGACGGGAAGTGGGTCGCGGCCGCCGGGGCGGACCGGAGCATCCGCGTGTACAGCATGGAGGCCGGCAAGCTCGAAGCCACCATCGACGCCGGCGCCGCGATGACCGCACTGGTGTTCCTGGACGGCAACCGGCTGGTGGCAAGCGGCGGCGACAAGGTCGTGAAGGTGTGGGACCTCGCCGCGAAGAAGGTGCTCAAGGAGCTGAGCGGGCACACGCTCGCGGTGCTGACGGTGGCGGCGTCCCCAGACGGGAACCTGGTGGTGTCCGGTTCGGCCGACGCGAGCGTCCGCGGGTTCGCCCCGGACTCCGGAAAAGAGGTCTGGAAGTGGTCCGCGCGCAAGGCCGCGGTGGCGGTGGCGGTTCGGGCGGACGGGAAGCGGGTCGCGGTGGGCATCGCGGACGGCGGCCTGTCCGTGCTGGACGTGAGCGGCCCCGCGCCGCGCGAGCTTTCGACGCTGGCGGCGCACACCGCCGGCACGACGTGCGTCGCGTTCAGCCCGGACGGGAACCGGCTCGCGAGTGTGGGCGGGGACGGGGCGCTGCGGGTGTGGTCGGTGGGCACGGACGGGGCGCTCACGCAGCTCGTGCGGTTCGACGGCCCGGTCACCACGACCGGCACCGCCGCCGCGCCGCTCTCGACCGTCGCGTTCGCCCCCGACGGCCGGTACGTCGCCACCGCCGGGGCCGACGCGGTGGTCCGGGTGTGGGACATTCAGACCAAGAGCGAGGCGCGCGGGCTTCGCGGCCACACGGACTGGGTGACGTCCGTGGCGTTCAGCCCCAACGGCCAGTCGCTCGTGGCCGTCGCCGCGGAGAAGGACAACACGCTCCGCATCTTTGAGCTGCCGCAACTGGACGCCGCCAGCGCGGCCGGCGGCCACATGCTCGCGGTCAACGCGGTGGCCGTCAGCCCGAACGGGAAGCTCGTCGCGACCGCCGCGATCGACCACACCATCAAGGTCTGGGACATCGCGACCGGCAAGGAGGTGGCCACGCTCGTGGGCAACGCGGACACCCCGTTCGCGGTGTCGTTCGTGGGGAACGACGCGCTGGTGATGGGTGGCCGCGTGCCGACCCGCGACAGCGGGCGGCTGCACCTCTGGGCGCTGAACCCGTCGCGCTCGACCGCGGTGCCGACCGGCGAGGTGTACACGGTGGTGACCGCGTCCGACGCGGCCCGGTTCGGCGCGTGGGCGTCGCGCCAGGCGGTGGGGGACACGGTCAGGAACAACGCCTTCGAGATATACGACGCGAAGGGCAAGCTGCTCTCCTCGACGCCCGACAAGGGCCGCAACGTGCGCTCCGCGACCTTCACCTCGGACCTCGCCTGGGCGGTGGCCGGGGACGAGTCCGGCACCCTCCGCGTCTTCGACCTGGAGAAGGGCGAGCGGATCGGCGGGGACTGGCCGGTGTTCCAGCGCGGCTTCGCGGACCTGGGCGTGACGGCCGACAAGAAGCTGCTGGTCGCGGCCGACGAGGAGGGCACGATCAAGATCGCTGACGTTGCCAAGCGGGACGTGATCGCCGACTGCCCGGCTCACAAGGCGGGGGTGCGGGCGCTGATCGTTTCGCCCACGGGCAAGACGTTCGTGACGCTCAGCAACGACCGCGAGATCAAGGCGTGGTCGCTGACCGAGTTCAAGGACAAGAAGGTCGTCGAGGTGCGGTCGTGGGTGGTGCCGGTGACGATCAACGGCGCCGCGTACACGCCGGACGGGAAGTCGGTGGTGACCGCCAACGCCGACGGCACTGCCTACGTGCTGGAACTGCCGTAA
- a CDS encoding flavodoxin family protein: protein MGKVLVLYHSASGNTAAMARLVADGAALIPGTEVRLREVGAAAPEDVYWCDGLAVGSPTNMGVLSWKMKRFWDEDMFDHWGKVDGKVACAFSSSGGWGGGAEIACQSLQMVLMNFGFLVFGVTDYAGRSTTAHYGAVAAKEPRDDEVRNGCVLLGRRLAEWVAVVADGRKEQHPLAKPESRTLPG, encoded by the coding sequence ATGGGAAAGGTTCTGGTGCTCTACCACTCCGCCAGCGGGAACACCGCGGCGATGGCCCGTCTGGTCGCGGACGGGGCGGCCCTGATCCCCGGGACGGAGGTCCGGCTGCGGGAGGTAGGCGCCGCCGCGCCGGAAGACGTGTACTGGTGCGACGGGCTCGCGGTCGGCAGCCCGACCAACATGGGCGTCTTGTCGTGGAAGATGAAACGGTTCTGGGACGAGGACATGTTCGACCACTGGGGCAAGGTCGACGGCAAGGTGGCGTGCGCGTTCTCGTCCAGCGGCGGGTGGGGCGGCGGCGCCGAGATCGCGTGCCAGTCGCTCCAGATGGTGCTGATGAACTTCGGGTTCCTGGTGTTCGGGGTGACCGACTACGCGGGGCGGAGCACCACCGCCCATTACGGGGCGGTGGCCGCGAAGGAGCCGCGGGACGACGAGGTGAGAAACGGCTGCGTGCTGCTGGGCCGGCGGCTGGCCGAGTGGGTGGCGGTGGTGGCCGACGGCCGCAAGGAGCAGCACCCGCTCGCCAAGCCGGAATCACGGACGCTGCCGGGGTGA
- a CDS encoding TerC family protein, with protein sequence MPRRPFPVFVLSTGLGLVLFLLLRPAFAGPADAEPVRADDASQFPTVRIELVSGGPPVEGKLKLSAITVRTETGSTTIAAQHVKRVTFQKEPEGDAHDAVQLTDKSTVHGRVQGEEFQVERGGAETTVKRSDLREIRVLREEQLSLISIILGLLTLTAMEIVLGIDNVIFLAIVAGKLPKEQRPKARQIGLAAALGTRILLLFGLSFLLGLTAPLFTLPDLGFLRDMEAREVSGRDLILLAGGLFLIGKSTFEMHEKLEQAKAERSGEPEAAPAKAASFAKVILTIAIIDIVFSLDSVITAVGMVDTLWVMITAMVLAMLVMLYFARPISDFVEKHPTLKVLALSFLILIGVMLVAEGLGQHIDKGYIYAAMSFALIVEMVNMRLRGPKEEHATDETAPVPAVK encoded by the coding sequence ATGCCACGCCGCCCGTTCCCCGTGTTCGTCCTGTCCACCGGCCTGGGTCTCGTGCTGTTCCTGCTACTGCGCCCAGCGTTCGCCGGCCCCGCCGACGCCGAACCCGTTCGCGCCGACGACGCGAGCCAGTTCCCCACGGTGCGGATCGAACTGGTTTCCGGCGGCCCCCCTGTTGAAGGCAAGTTGAAGCTCTCCGCGATCACCGTGCGCACCGAGACCGGGAGCACCACCATCGCGGCGCAGCACGTCAAGCGCGTAACGTTCCAAAAAGAGCCGGAGGGTGACGCGCACGACGCCGTTCAGCTCACCGACAAGAGCACGGTCCACGGCCGGGTGCAGGGCGAAGAGTTCCAGGTCGAGCGCGGCGGCGCCGAGACGACTGTGAAGCGGTCCGATCTGCGGGAGATCCGGGTATTGCGCGAAGAGCAGTTGTCCCTGATCTCGATCATCCTGGGGTTGCTCACGCTGACCGCAATGGAAATCGTTCTGGGGATCGACAACGTCATTTTCCTGGCGATCGTCGCGGGCAAGCTCCCCAAGGAGCAGCGCCCGAAGGCCCGGCAGATCGGGCTGGCGGCGGCGCTCGGGACGCGCATCCTGCTGCTGTTCGGCCTGTCCTTTTTGCTCGGGCTTACGGCCCCGCTGTTCACGCTGCCCGATCTGGGCTTCTTGCGCGACATGGAGGCCCGCGAGGTGTCAGGGCGGGACCTCATCTTGCTCGCCGGAGGGCTGTTCCTGATCGGCAAGAGCACCTTCGAGATGCACGAGAAGTTGGAGCAGGCGAAGGCCGAGCGGAGCGGGGAACCGGAGGCGGCGCCGGCGAAGGCGGCGAGTTTCGCGAAGGTGATCCTGACCATCGCGATCATAGACATCGTGTTCTCGCTCGACTCGGTCATCACCGCGGTCGGGATGGTGGACACGCTGTGGGTGATGATCACGGCGATGGTGCTGGCGATGCTGGTGATGCTGTACTTCGCCCGCCCGATCTCCGACTTCGTGGAAAAGCACCCGACGCTGAAGGTGCTGGCGCTCAGCTTCCTGATCCTGATCGGCGTGATGCTGGTCGCGGAGGGGCTGGGGCAGCACATCGATAAGGGGTACATCTACGCGGCGATGAGCTTCGCGCTGATAGTCGAGATGGTGAACATGCGGTTGCGCGGCCCGAAAGAGGAGCACGCGACCGACGAAACCGCACCAGTGCCGGCGGTCAAGTAA
- a CDS encoding alpha/beta hydrolase-fold protein: protein MNGRMMVLAAWAAVMCSAVPTPAQPPDGKKEAAGEKFAAPPQDFDKKRDGIERGKVETVEYDSKTVGNKRKMLVYTPPGYKQGGSYPVLYLLHGIGGDETEWKRGGAPEVILDNLYADKKAAPMIVVMPNGRAQPNDRAEGNVFAHAKAFEAFEADLLKDVIPFVEKTYPVKKDREGRALAGLSMGGGQSLNFGLGNLDTFAWVGGFSSAPNTKKPGDLIKDHADAAKKLKLLYVACGDKDGLLRVSEGVHKMLDEKKVPHVYHVIPGGAHDFKVWKSDLYRFAQLVFREQEKAAPQPEKKAPGEGRPASTNTGNAAYPRVHADGRVTFQLRAPDAKKVQVFTGYGLGTGGPWDMTRGDDGVWALTSPPVVPGFHYYALVVDGVRVNDPGSDTFFGTGRPTSGIEVPEPGVDFYRAKDVPHGEVRSRWYTSKVTGQTRHIMVYTPPGYDADVKTRYPVLYLQHGGGEDETGWVRQGHMNFILDNLIAEKKAVPMIVVMEKGYATRAAGAPQPAGPGKGDPGVFDDVVTKDLIPMIDATYRTKTERESRAIAGLSMGAGQALRTGLMHLDTFSAVGAFSGVGKVDLKTSFGGVFADPVAFDKKVALLYLHSGDVGLDEGIHKNAEALYEGLRTAGAKNVAFGDKKGLGHEWQTWRYAFHEFAPRLFQPTK, encoded by the coding sequence ATGAATGGACGGATGATGGTACTCGCCGCGTGGGCGGCCGTGATGTGTTCGGCCGTGCCGACACCGGCCCAACCGCCCGACGGCAAGAAGGAGGCCGCGGGGGAAAAGTTCGCCGCGCCGCCGCAAGACTTCGACAAGAAGCGGGACGGGATCGAGCGGGGGAAGGTGGAAACGGTCGAGTACGACTCGAAGACCGTGGGCAACAAGCGGAAGATGCTGGTGTACACACCGCCCGGGTACAAGCAGGGCGGCTCGTACCCGGTCCTCTACCTGCTGCACGGGATCGGCGGTGACGAGACGGAATGGAAGCGGGGCGGCGCGCCGGAGGTGATCCTCGACAACCTGTACGCGGACAAAAAGGCGGCGCCCATGATCGTCGTCATGCCCAACGGCCGGGCGCAGCCGAACGACCGGGCGGAGGGGAACGTGTTCGCTCACGCCAAGGCGTTCGAGGCGTTCGAGGCCGACCTGCTCAAGGACGTGATCCCGTTCGTCGAGAAGACGTACCCGGTGAAGAAGGACCGGGAGGGCCGCGCGCTGGCCGGGCTGTCGATGGGCGGCGGGCAGTCGCTCAACTTCGGGCTGGGCAACCTGGACACGTTCGCGTGGGTCGGCGGGTTCTCCTCGGCCCCGAACACGAAGAAGCCGGGCGACCTCATCAAGGACCACGCCGACGCGGCCAAGAAGCTGAAACTGCTGTACGTGGCGTGCGGCGACAAGGACGGGCTCCTGCGGGTGAGCGAGGGCGTCCACAAGATGCTCGACGAGAAGAAGGTGCCGCACGTGTACCACGTGATCCCCGGCGGCGCGCACGACTTTAAGGTGTGGAAGAGCGACCTGTACCGCTTCGCGCAACTGGTGTTCCGCGAGCAGGAGAAGGCGGCGCCGCAGCCCGAGAAGAAGGCGCCGGGCGAGGGCCGGCCCGCCTCCACCAACACCGGCAACGCCGCCTACCCGCGGGTCCACGCCGACGGGCGGGTGACGTTCCAGTTGAGGGCGCCGGACGCCAAGAAGGTCCAGGTCTTCACCGGCTACGGGCTGGGAACCGGCGGGCCGTGGGACATGACCCGCGGCGACGACGGGGTCTGGGCGCTGACCTCGCCCCCGGTCGTCCCCGGGTTCCACTACTACGCGCTCGTCGTGGACGGCGTTCGGGTGAACGACCCCGGCAGCGACACGTTCTTCGGCACCGGCCGCCCGACGAGCGGGATCGAGGTCCCGGAGCCGGGCGTCGACTTCTACCGCGCCAAGGACGTGCCGCACGGCGAGGTCCGCTCGCGCTGGTACACGTCCAAGGTCACGGGGCAGACGCGGCACATCATGGTGTACACCCCGCCCGGCTACGACGCCGACGTGAAGACGCGGTACCCGGTGCTGTACCTCCAGCACGGGGGCGGCGAGGACGAAACGGGGTGGGTGAGGCAGGGGCACATGAACTTCATCCTGGACAACCTGATCGCCGAGAAGAAGGCCGTGCCGATGATCGTGGTCATGGAAAAGGGCTACGCCACCCGCGCGGCGGGCGCGCCCCAACCGGCCGGCCCCGGCAAGGGCGACCCCGGGGTGTTCGACGACGTGGTGACGAAGGACCTGATCCCGATGATCGACGCGACGTACCGCACCAAGACCGAGCGCGAGTCCCGCGCCATCGCGGGCCTGTCGATGGGCGCCGGACAGGCCCTGCGGACCGGCCTGATGCACCTCGACACGTTCTCCGCAGTCGGAGCGTTCAGCGGGGTGGGTAAGGTGGACCTCAAGACGTCGTTCGGCGGGGTGTTCGCCGACCCCGTCGCGTTCGACAAGAAGGTCGCCCTGCTGTACCTGCACTCGGGGGATGTCGGCCTGGACGAGGGCATCCACAAGAACGCCGAGGCGCTATACGAGGGCCTCCGGACGGCCGGCGCCAAGAACGTGGCGTTCGGCGACAAGAAGGGCCTGGGGCACGAGTGGCAGACGTGGCGGTACGCCTTCCACGAGTTCGCCCCGCGGCTGTTCCAACCGACGAAGTGA
- a CDS encoding site-specific integrase: MNELLLAYLRHAQQHYCDLDGNPTDELRHIKTACRFVRELYGEQTAAAFGPLALKSVRQKFVDLGWGRKTVNARVERVRRVFKWAVAEELVSPLVHQALAAVPGLQRGRTKAREAEPVGPVANDVVDATLPFLNRHIRGLVEFQRLTGCRPGEACVLRRCDIDTSGAVWRFKPVRHKTAWKGKSRTISIGPKAQAMIRPFFTDDPTDYLFSPARAVAEFRAERSAARKTPKYPSHMARNETKRVARRIRPPAARYSRMSYLTAVTRGCDRAFPPTGALARRPKESVAKWRARLSDEQRDAVKVWQREHRWHPNQLRHTFGTEVRRVYGLEAAQVLLGHSRADVTQVYAERNESLAAEIAKKIG, encoded by the coding sequence GTGAACGAACTGCTGCTTGCGTACTTGCGGCACGCCCAGCAGCATTACTGCGATCTCGATGGCAATCCGACCGACGAATTGCGGCACATCAAGACCGCGTGCCGGTTCGTGCGCGAACTGTACGGTGAGCAGACGGCGGCCGCGTTCGGCCCTCTGGCGCTGAAGTCGGTGCGCCAGAAGTTCGTCGATCTGGGGTGGGGCCGCAAGACGGTGAACGCGCGGGTCGAACGGGTGCGCCGTGTGTTCAAGTGGGCCGTGGCCGAGGAACTGGTTTCGCCCCTCGTCCACCAGGCGCTGGCTGCGGTTCCCGGGTTGCAGCGGGGGCGCACCAAGGCACGTGAAGCCGAACCCGTTGGTCCCGTCGCCAACGACGTGGTGGACGCGACACTGCCGTTCCTGAACCGGCACATCCGCGGATTGGTCGAGTTCCAGCGGCTCACTGGGTGTCGTCCGGGAGAGGCGTGCGTGCTCCGCCGGTGCGACATCGACACGAGCGGGGCGGTGTGGCGGTTCAAGCCCGTACGTCACAAGACCGCGTGGAAAGGCAAGTCGCGAACGATTTCGATCGGTCCCAAGGCGCAGGCGATGATCCGGCCGTTCTTCACGGACGACCCGACGGACTATCTGTTTTCTCCGGCCCGGGCGGTGGCAGAGTTCCGGGCCGAGCGGAGCGCCGCGCGGAAAACACCGAAGTACCCGAGCCACATGGCGCGGAACGAAACGAAGCGGGTGGCGCGGCGGATTCGGCCGCCAGCGGCCCGGTACTCCCGGATGTCGTATCTGACTGCCGTGACCCGCGGCTGCGACCGGGCGTTCCCGCCTACGGGCGCGTTGGCCCGGCGGCCGAAGGAGTCGGTTGCGAAGTGGCGGGCACGCCTGAGCGACGAGCAGCGGGACGCGGTGAAGGTGTGGCAGCGCGAGCACCGCTGGCACCCGAACCAGTTGCGCCACACGTTCGGGACCGAGGTGCGGCGCGTGTACGGGTTGGAGGCGGCCCAGGTGCTCCTCGGGCACTCGCGGGCCGACGTGACCCAGGTGTACGCCGAACGCAACGAGTCCCTGGCCGCGGAAATTGCCAAGAAGATCGGTTGA
- a CDS encoding IS701 family transposase, with protein MNAPRASAEDYIQFLIATPKVASAAEAARAQPDHPTAPAHDAFTRLLHRLEPDPAALWDEARSSVRPGGAVVLDDSVLDKPFARHMGLVRRCWSGRHRRVVSGIGLVTLLWTDGAALVPCDYRLADPARAETKNDHFRAMLAVAKGRDLSPRVVLFDTWYSGKDNLKAVRALGWHFLTRVRSNRRVNPDRTGNRAIEGCPIGAAGTVVHLEGFGLVKAFRIATGDGGTEHWITNDLDMDEATRAVLAGHAWGIEEYHRGLKQHCHVDRCQVRMSRAQAVHIGLAIRAFLRLEWHRLKSGVSWFAAKTAIVREAVRTYLAAPTYLLTQKSTT; from the coding sequence ATGAACGCACCACGTGCGAGCGCCGAGGACTACATCCAATTCCTGATCGCCACCCCCAAGGTGGCGTCGGCCGCGGAAGCCGCGCGAGCCCAACCGGACCATCCGACGGCGCCCGCGCATGATGCGTTCACCCGACTGCTGCACCGGCTGGAACCGGACCCAGCGGCGTTGTGGGACGAAGCCCGGTCGTCGGTCCGCCCGGGCGGTGCCGTGGTGCTCGACGACTCGGTGCTGGACAAGCCGTTCGCCCGGCACATGGGGCTGGTGCGCCGGTGCTGGTCCGGGCGGCACCGCCGGGTGGTGAGCGGGATCGGGCTGGTGACCCTGCTGTGGACCGACGGGGCCGCCCTGGTACCGTGTGATTACCGGCTCGCCGACCCGGCCCGAGCCGAGACCAAGAACGACCACTTCCGAGCCATGCTGGCGGTCGCCAAGGGACGGGACCTGTCGCCCCGGGTGGTACTGTTCGACACCTGGTACTCGGGCAAGGACAACCTGAAGGCGGTGCGGGCCCTGGGGTGGCACTTCCTGACCCGGGTGCGGAGCAACCGGCGGGTGAACCCGGATCGCACGGGCAATCGGGCCATCGAGGGGTGCCCGATCGGGGCCGCCGGTACGGTGGTGCACCTGGAGGGGTTCGGATTGGTGAAGGCGTTCCGGATCGCCACCGGTGATGGGGGCACGGAGCATTGGATCACCAACGACCTCGACATGGACGAGGCCACTCGTGCGGTTCTGGCCGGGCACGCGTGGGGCATCGAGGAGTATCACCGGGGCCTCAAGCAGCATTGCCACGTGGACCGGTGCCAGGTGCGCATGAGCCGGGCCCAAGCGGTCCACATCGGGCTCGCGATCCGCGCGTTCCTGCGGCTCGAGTGGCACCGGCTCAAGTCCGGCGTCAGTTGGTTCGCGGCCAAGACGGCCATCGTGCGCGAAGCGGTGCGAACCTACCTCGCCGCACCTACATACCTACTTACCCAAAAGTCAACTACGTAA
- a CDS encoding MarR family winged helix-turn-helix transcriptional regulator gives MTDGHELAIALRAAYLALHRRSEAAFAALGVTADQFVLLATLDRGDALTQRELSRRMSSDPSTVRAMLVLLEQRGLVGRAPHPTDARARTVALTADGKRAFQRLWAAGEPIRAQMLGALRPDEASALVSLLARVARGLSAESASAPATSHSPEDDV, from the coding sequence ATGACCGATGGACACGAACTCGCCATCGCTCTTCGCGCGGCGTATCTGGCACTCCACCGCCGGTCGGAGGCCGCGTTTGCGGCGCTCGGCGTCACCGCCGACCAGTTCGTACTCCTGGCCACGCTCGACCGTGGGGACGCTCTCACCCAGCGGGAACTGTCGCGCCGCATGTCGTCAGACCCGAGCACCGTGCGGGCCATGCTCGTCCTGCTGGAGCAGCGCGGGTTGGTGGGACGCGCCCCCCACCCGACCGATGCCCGCGCGCGGACGGTCGCCCTCACCGCGGACGGCAAGCGCGCGTTTCAGCGGCTCTGGGCGGCGGGCGAGCCGATTCGGGCGCAAATGCTCGGCGCGCTCCGGCCCGACGAGGCGAGCGCACTCGTCTCACTCTTGGCTCGTGTTGCCCGGGGGCTGAGCGCCGAGTCGGCTTCTGCCCCTGCGACCTCTCACTCTCCGGAGGACGACGTATGA